The segment TCGAGAATTCCGCCGGGGACGGCGACCGCGTCGGACAGGCGATCGCCGTTTACGCCGATGCCGACCGGGTGGCCTTCCGGAACTGCCGTTTCCTGGGCTGTCAGGATACGCTGTTCACCGGCCCGCTGCCCAAGCATCCCACCCCCAAGGGGCTTAACCTGGTCCATCCGGCGCTCGGCAGCGGCGCCGAAGAATACCGGGGAACGGTCCGCCAGTACTATCAGGATTGCTGGATCCAGGGGGATATCGATTTCATCTTCGGCTCAGCCACCGCGCTCTTCCAAGGCTGCCAAATCTTCGTCAATGACCGGGGCCAGGCGGTCAATGGCTATATCACGGCCGGCTCCACTGCGCCGTGGCAGGCCTTCGGCTATGTCTTCCGCGACTGCCGGATCGGCGGCGCCGCCGGGGCCCACAGCGTTTATCTGGGCCGGCCCTGGCGCGACTATGCCAAGACCGCCTTCATCGACTGCTGGATGGATAAGCTGATCGCGCCGGCGGGTTGGCACAATTGGGACCTGCCCCACCGCGAGGCCACCGTCGGTTACGCTGAATACCACAGCCAAGGGCCGGGGGCAAGCGACGCCGCCCGGGTGCCCTGGGCACGCCGGCTAACTCCGGAAGAGGCGGAACGTTATACGTTGGAAAACATTCTGTCGGGCTGGGATCCCACCTGCTTTTTCGGCCGGACCGATTAACCCCCCCTTCCAGGCCGGTTGACTCCAATCCGGGCCTGCGGCATATCCATGAGAAACCCATTGGGGCGTTCGAGAAACTACTTCCGGCATCGAAAAGGAAAGGGGCTGTTGCAAAATGAACAAACAAGTTCATTTCCAACAGCCCCTTTTTTTGCTTACAAAGAAATTGCGGGCTCCACA is part of the Hydrogenispora ethanolica genome and harbors:
- a CDS encoding pectinesterase family protein; amino-acid sequence: MIIVAPDGSGDFRSVAAAFAALPAATERVVIYIKNGVYREKLKLDRASVSLIGESAAHTILTYDDSAKKPLPSGEPMNTFNSYTFYIGGPDFTAENLTFENSAGDGDRVGQAIAVYADADRVAFRNCRFLGCQDTLFTGPLPKHPTPKGLNLVHPALGSGAEEYRGTVRQYYQDCWIQGDIDFIFGSATALFQGCQIFVNDRGQAVNGYITAGSTAPWQAFGYVFRDCRIGGAAGAHSVYLGRPWRDYAKTAFIDCWMDKLIAPAGWHNWDLPHREATVGYAEYHSQGPGASDAARVPWARRLTPEEAERYTLENILSGWDPTCFFGRTD